The following coding sequences are from one Vicugna pacos chromosome 11, VicPac4, whole genome shotgun sequence window:
- the LOC102533766 gene encoding interferon-activable protein 203-like encodes MANEFKKILLLKGLQHIDDYNFRLVKSLLHEDLNLTTKTQDEYNRIKIADLMAKKFKGAACVDKRIEFIKDIESLKDIVKTLRNEKSKVKRKSKANETTPGKDKQDKPSTSTTNKALGPKSTKRTPVKKIKTTKTNEAKRMRLTQKQNPLPGTSGTSKQSAESLLQTPPVPPLAPSSSSSTKRKYEKTTKTNDLKKKMLSQKQSQLPETWATSMCPPERCGWTAQTLPPAPLCSSSIKQEEEIYTLPQKREDPTTTKTVNPQRIKLPLEQSQLPEPLTPSIHPPEGCFQTPWVLPPTPSSSPVTKKPKLKAVPKEASREEGFQRGPKEVMVLNATEPFIYDVREGNREMFHATVATESKFFQVKVYHVALKEKFIPKKIIAISDYVGRSGFLEIFHTLSVSDVNADRKMEIPQSLIRKANATPKISHLHLQVPGTFVNGVFQVHKKTVWNECIYYEVQDSTGAMEVLVYGRLTRILCEEGNKLKLICFELASKGEGRQLRSVIHSYIKVIKPRKNK; translated from the coding sequence ATGGCGAATGAATTCAAGAAAATTCTTCTGCTGAAAGGGTTACAGCACATTGATGATTATAATTTCAGACTGGTTAAGTCTCTACTGCATGAGGATTTAAATCTGACTACAAAAACTCAAGATGAATACAACAGAATTAAGATCGCCGATCTGATGGCAAAAAAGTTCAAAGGAGCTGCCTGTGTTGACAAACGAATAGagttcatcaaagatattgaaTCACTTAAAGACATTGTTAAAACTCTTAGAAATGAGAAGTCAAAAGTTAAAAGGAAATCCAAAGCAAATGAAACAACTCCAGGAAAAGACAAGCAGGATAAACCCAGTACATCTACCACAAATAAAGCTTTGGGACCTAAATCAACCAAGCGCACACCCGTGAAGAAAATCAAGACCACAAAAACCAATGAAGCTAAGAGGATGAGGCTAACCCAGAAGCAGAATCCGCTTCCAGGAACATCAGGAACCAGCAAGCagtcagctgagagccttctccAGACTCCTCCAGTGCCTCCGCTAGCCCCATCTAGCAGTTCCTCAACCAAGAGAAAATATGAGAAAACCACCAAAActaatgacttaaaaaagaagaTGCTATCTCAGAAACAGAGTCAGCTTCCAGAAACTTGGGCAACCAGCATGTGCCCACCTGAGCGCTGTGGCTGGACTGCTCAGACgcttccaccagccccactctgCAGCTCCTCCATCaagcaggaagaagaaatataTACTTTACCTCAGAAAAGAGAAGACCCAACCACCACCAAAACTGTTAACCCCCAGAGGATAAAACTACCCTTGGAGCAGAGTCAGCTTCCAGAACCTTTAACACCCAGCATACACCCGCCGGAGGGCTGCTTCCAGACTCCTTGGGTGCTACCACCAACCCCCTCCAGCAGTCCTGTAACCAAGAAACCAAAGTTGAAGGCTGTTCCTAAAGAAGCTTCCAGAGAGGAGGGCTTCCAAAGGGGCCCCAAAGAAGTGATGGTGCTGAATGCAACAGAACCATTTATATATGATGTCAGAGAAGGCAACAGAGAGATGTTTCATGCCACAGTGGCTACTGAGAGCAAATTCTTCCAAGTGAAGGTTTATCATGTTGCCCTGAAGGAGAAGTTCATCCCAAAGAAAATTATTGCCATATCGGATTATGTTGGCCGCAGTGGGTTCCTAGAGATATTCCATACCTTATCTGTGTCCGATGTTAATGCTGACCGAAAGATGGAAATCCCTCAGAGCCTGATTAGAAAGGCAAATGCAACTCCTAAAATCAGTCATCTCCACTTGCAAGTTCCAGGAACATTTGTGAATGGGGTGTTTCAGGTGCACAAGAAAACGGTGTGGAATGAATGCATATATTATGAAGTACAAGACAGTACAGGAGCTATGGAGGTCCTGGTGTACGGACGATTGACCAGAATCCTCTGTGAGGAAGGCAACAAACTTAAACTCATCTGCTTTGAATTGGCATCAAAAGGGGAAGGAAGGCAATTAAGATCTGTCATTCACAGTTACATCAAGGTCATCAAGCCCAGGAAAAACAAGTAA